ACAACCTTGACCTCCATATTCACACGGTCTTGTCCCCGTGCACCGAGATTGCTGAGATGACCCCCGTGGCCATAGTGAAGGCCGCCCGTGAAGCGAATCTGGACGTCATTGCAATCTGCGATCATAACTCGGCACGGAATACCGCTGCAACGCGGAGAGCAGCGAAAGAAAGTGGCCTCAGCGTGATTCCGGGGCTTGAAATAACATCGTCGGAAGAAGTGCACATTCTGGGATTGTTTCCTTCCGACGAACTCGCTGCAGCCGTCCAGGACGAAGTCTATGCCCGGCTGTTCGGTGAAAACCAGGAAGAGGTCTTTGGATATCAGGTAGTAGTCGATGAATTCGATCAAGTAGACGATATGGACCAGAGATTGCTCATTGGCGCTACCACGTTGAACACCGAAAGGATTGTGGACCTCATTCACGAATTCGAAGGATTGGCAATAGCATCCCATGTAGACAGGCAAGGATTCGGTATCTTCAATCAACTGGGTTTTATACCTCCCGGCCTGAAGTTGGATGCTCTGGAAATCTCGAAAAAATCCGATCTGGACACTATGCGAACACGATACCGTCAATGCAATGATTTCCCTCTCGTCACCGCTTCCGACGCTCACTATTTGGAAGACATCGGATCTGCTGTGACTGTGGCACGGATGGCCGGACCGACGTTTGACGAGTTGGTCAAAGCGATAAAAGGCCTGGATGGCAGGTCAATCGTGGACCTGAAATCCTGTTATAGCGCAACGTGAACCGCTGAAGATGCAGGATTTGTCACTCCATATTCTGGATGTGGCTGAAAACGGAGTGTCAGCGGGAGCAAATCTCATACAGATTACCGTGGACGAAGAAACAGATCGCGATATGCTGACCATAACGATAAAAGACAACGGCAAGGGAATGGAACCCGAGTTCCTGAAAAAAGTGCTCGATCCGTTTGTCACGACTCGCACAACCCGCAAGGTGGGCCTTGGTCTGTCTCTGTTTCAGCAAGCGTGCCAGGAGGCGGAAGGCAAGCTGAGAGTCGAATCGGTAAAGGGTCAGGGCACGTGTGTCAGCGCTACGATGAAACATAGTCATATCGATCGTAAACCTCTTGGAGATGTTCCTGAATCCATAATCAATCTCGTTCAGGGAAACCCGGAAGTCGATTTCGTGTACACCCACAGAAAAAACGGTCGCGAGTTCACCTTTGATACAAGGGAAATTCGTGCAGACCTCGAGGAACTATCTCTTAGTAATCCTGCGGTCATACATCTCATCGAGGACACGCTGCGTTCATCTCTCGAAGAGATTGCGAGTTCAACTACGGCCGCAAAAGGGACGGAGTGACGATAGTGGAAGAAAGAGACGCACTACTCAAACGAAAAGTGGAACCCTCTGTTGCAGTTCTTCCTGCTGAAGAGTTGGAAAAATTAGATGCAATTATCGACAAGTACGCGGGACAGGCAGGACATCTGATTCCAGCGCTGAAAGAAGCTCAGGACCTGTACGGTTACCTCCCCATGGAAGTGCAGCACCGTCTTGCCTATGGCATGAATATTCCGGCATCCCATATTTACGGCGTGGTCACGTTTTATTCGTTTTTCACCATCACTCCGAGAGGAAGGCATACTATTCGCCTCTGCCTGGGAACCGCGTGTTACGTGAAAGGTTCCAAAGACATCCTCGAAAATATCGTGCGAGAGGTCGGGATCAACGTGGGAGAAACGTCCGAGGACGGTCGTTTCACTCTGGAAGCAGTCCGATGCCTGGGCGCTTGCGGTTTGGCTCCGGTAATGTTGATCGGAGAAGACACCCACGGAAATATTCATCCACCGGACACGATCAAGATTCTGGATGGTTATCAATAGTCCACTCGTCCCTGAAGACTCAGTCCTATGATGATACTGTTACTCTCGTGGAAGGACTGAGAGGCAAACGAGTGCGGACAGGTGCGCAGTGCGCGCAGGACAATAACAGACAGTCATAGTCAATGATCCTCATGGAGGAACACCGTGGCAAAAATCAGTATCGAGGATCTCAAGAGAATCAAAGAAGAGCAACGAGGCAAAATGGTCCTCAGGGACGGCAGCTATAGGGCCAAAATTACGGTCCATATGGGTACGTGCGGAATTGCCGCGGGAGCCCGGGACGTAATGGGCGCATTCAGAGAGTTGATTGCAGAAAAGGACCTGACTGACGTCATCATTACTAATTCTGGCTGTGCTGGACTGTGCTCCAAGGAACCAATGGTCACCGTTGAGCTTTCGGACCAATCTCCGGTCAAATATATCCTCGTGGATAAGGCAAAAGCGGCTCGCATATTCAACGAGCATGTCATGCAGGGAAAAGCGGTGGAAGAATTTGCGTTGGCTCGCGGAAGCGAAACCACAGCCACCTGAGACGTGCAAAATTCGGACATAATCCGTCGGTACATATATTCCGGCAATTTTTTTGGAGAATAGGCAATGTGTGCCAGTCCCTCTTATCGTATGCAGTTCATGCTGTGCGCAGGAACAGGCTGTTTGGCCTCCGGCTCTCTCGATGTGAAAGAAGCGCTCGATAGAGAATTAGCGAAACGAAATCTCCAGGATGAAGTTCAGGTCATCATGACCGGGTGCAACGGCTTCTGCGCCGCAGGTCCCATTATGGTGGCCTACCCTGACGGTATCTTTTACAATCAGGTCAAGCCGGAACACGCTCCGCTCATAGTCGAAGAACACGTACTCAAAGGCCGTGTCGTGGAAAAACTCCTTTTCAAAGAGGAGGCTGCCAAGGATCGCGTGCCTTTGATGAAGGATATCGGTTTTTTCGGGCTTCAAAGACTCATCGTCTTGCGCAACCGGGGTCTCATCGACGCTGAGAATATCGACGATTACATTGCTCGCGACGGTTACGCCGCTCTTTCCAAAGTCCTGGAAGAGATGACTCCAGAGGACGTGATTGAAGAAATCAAGAAGTCAGGCCTGAGGGGCAGAGGCGGCGGCGGATTCCCATGCGGGCTGAAGTGGGAAGAATGCCGTAAATATACGAGCTTTCCCAAGTATACGATCTGTAACGGAGACGAAGGCGACCCGGGCGCGTTCATGGATCGCTCAGTGATGGAAGGAGATCCTCACTCGGTTCTAGAAGGAATGGCCATTTCGGGGTACGCTATCGGTGCAGAGCAAGGATACATCTATGTTCGAGCCGAGTATCCTCTTGCCATTCAGCGCCTTCAGAAAGCCATCGAGGATGCAAGAGCTTACGGACTGCTGGGACAGGATATCCTCGGGAAGGGATTCAACTTCGATATAGCCATTTATCCTGGAGCCGGAGCTTTTGTCTGTGGTGAATCCACGGCCTTGATGTACTCCATCGAGGGCAAGCGCGGCATGCCGAGGATCAAGCCGCCTCGAAGCGCTGAAGCGGGTCTCTGGAACCAGCCCACAAACCTGAATAACGTCGAGACGTACGCAAACATCAACCCCATTATCCTCAATGGAGCTGACTGGTTCGCATCCATCGGAACCGAAGGCAGCAAGGGGACGAAGGTTTTCGCTCTTACCGGGGCTATCGCAAACGTCGGGCTTGTAGAAGTCCCAATGGGGACTAGTCTGAAAAGCCTTATTTTTGACATTGGCGGCGGAATACCGAAGAAGAGAAAGTTCAAAGCCGCTCAAATAGGCGGCCCCTCCGGCGGTTGCATCCCATCGGGCATGGAAGACGTGCAAATCGACTATGAGTCTCTCATTTCGGCAGGCGCCATGATGGGGTCCGGCGGTGTGGTCATCATGGATGAACTCACCTGTATGGTTGACACTGCACGATTTTTTACGGATTTTTCTGTCGAAGAATCCTGCGGAAAATGCGTCCCTTGCAGGGAAGGCCTCAAGGTGATGTACGACAAGCTCACGGACATAGTGGAAGGCCGCGGACAAGAAGGAGACATAGAGTTTCTCATTGAGCTGGGAAACCACATCAATAACACGTCCCACTGCGGTCTGGGCAAGAGCGCCGCAAATCCGGTGCTGTCAACGATCCGCTATTTCCGCCACGAGTATGAAGCTCATATTCGAGACAAGCACTGTCCTGCTCTGGTTTGTCCCGATCTCATCGATTTCGTCGTGATCGAGGACAAATGCAAAATGTGCGGTTTGTGCTACAGGAACTGTCCGTCCGGAGCAGTCATTTGGGAAAAGAAGACTGTGGCGAGAATCGATTTGGATAAGTGCACAAAGTGCCGTACCTGCATCAGCAACTGCAGATTCGGTGCAATCCGATAAACGTGCGGTCTTGCTATGCACCCGGTGCAGCAGTGAGACCGAATTCATAGCAGTGCGAGTAGATTTCTATGGTTACCCTGACCATTGACGGAGTAAAAGTTACTGTCGAGCGCGGTGCTTCCATATTGGAAGCCGCTCAGAAAGCAGGAGTGCGAATTCCGACTCTCTGCAACGACAAACGCCTCATTCCTTTCGGGGCCTGCCGACTCTGTAATGTGGAAGTTACGGCGCGAGGCCGAACCCGCACCATGCCGGCATGCTTCAATCCTGCGAGAGACGGGATGGAGGTGGCTACGCACACGCCGAAGCTCATCGAGAGCAGGCGGATGCAGCTACAATTGCTCTTGAGATCGCATCCTCTGCTCTGTCCTAGCTGCGATGCGGGCGGCAGTTGCGAATTACAGAACCTGGTGCACGAATACCAAATTGATGATTTGCCGTTTGCCCGTGAAAACCGGTTTTTCCACGTGGATAACGATTCTCATTTCATACGGTTCAACATGAATCTCTGTATCCGGTGCGGCATGTGTGTCCGTATCTGTGACGAGATTCAGGGACAGAACGAATTGAGTTTCATCAATCGCGGCATGCATTCGGAAGTCTCTACGGATTTCGGAAGACCTCTGAACTGTGAATTCTGCGGCCAATGCGCTTCTATCTGTCCAGTGGGAGCTATCAGCTCCAAATGGCTGGTGGGTACCGGCCGTAAGTTCGAGCTGGAGAACGTCAACACCACCTGCTCTTTCTGCAGCCTCGGGTGTACCCTTACAGTCCGGAAGAAGGACGACAAGATAGTCTTTGTCACCTCTCCGGCGGATAGTCCCAACGAAGGTAACCTCTGCGTAAAAGGCCGTTACGGCTGGCCTTATGTGTACTCGCAGGACCGTCTCGAAAAACCGATGATCCGCAAAGATGGGGCTCTCAAGGAAGTTGAATGGGATGAAGCCCTCGGTTTCGTTGCGGAAAATCTGAAGCGCATCAAATCGAATTCGGGCGGGAACTCCCTGGCGGCTCTCGGTTCCGAGCGTCTCACCAATGAAGAAGCCTATGTTTTCAACCGCTTTGCGAGAACAGTCCTGGAAACCCCGCACATCGATCATGCAGCCGGATTCGGATACCGGCCGCTGGTGGACGGGTTAGGAAAGTCTCTCGGATATCCTGCGAGCACGAACCCAATCAGGGACATCAGAAACGCAAACGTGATTCTGCTCCTCGGATCTGACCTGACAGAGACGCATCCTATAGCAAAGAACGAAGTCATTCTCGCTTCCGGCCGCCATAGGGCCCAGCTTGTCGTGGTGGATTCGATCCGGACTAAGCTTACCGATCGCCCCGGCCTTCATCTGCCGGTCGCTCCGGGTTCCGAATACCTCATTGCTAATGCGATGCTCAAGTCCATCGTGGATAACGAACTCTTCGACAAAGCTGCTGTGGATATGAAGGCGGAAGGGCTTGGGGAGTTGATTGCTTCTCTTGCAGAGTATACGCCCGAAAAAGTATCCAAGACCACAGGAGTAAGTGTCGATCTGATTCGTGAAGCAGCAAAAGCATATGCGGAAGCTCCTACAGCCACAATCATCCTCACGGCCGGACTGAACAGGCCCGGGAACAATGTTGAGGCTGCGACCGCAGCAGTCAACCTGGCATTGATCACCGGTCGAATCGGAAAGCCGGCCTGCGGTGTTTATGTTTTCGGTGAAAAGGCAAATGCCCAAGGCGCTATAGATATGGGATTGACGCCGGATCTCTTGCCCGGATTTGCTTCGGTGACGGATGAGTCGGCAAGCGCAAAACTCGAAGCACTCTGGAAAGCATCGATTCCCAAAGAACCCGGATTCGGAGCTAATGAGATCTTTTCCAAAGCAAGCCTGGGAGAGATCAAGGGAATCTACATTGCAGGTGAGAATCCAATAGACACCTACCCTGACCGGGTCATGGTGGAAGAAGCTCTGAAGAAGGTTGATTTCTTGGTCGTGCAGGACATGTTTTTGTCAAACACGGCAAGAATGGCTCACGTAGTCCTGCCGGCAGCATCATTTGCCGAAAAAACCGGCACGTATACCAGTGCAGAACGGCTTGTCCAGCCGATCCACCCGGTCGTTGACTCCACCATCGGCAAGACGGATCTGGAGATTCTGACGGCAGTGTCTGCTCTCATGGGAAAACCGATGGATTACGCCGGCCCTGCAGAGGTTATGGCGGAAATATCCCAGGCTGTCGCCGCTTACGGAGGCATTTCTTACGAGAGGCTCGCTGGTGGCGGTCTGCCGTGGCCCTGCGTGGATCCGGACGATCCCGGTAAGGGGATTCTCTACGAAGGGGGTTTTCCCGGCGGGAAAGCCAAATTCATGCCGGCAGCCCCTGTGCGTGAGCTGAATGTCAACCAGTTGCCGATGTACCTGATTCCCGGTGTCGTTAAATTCCACTCGGGCTCATTTTCCACGTGGAGTCCGTCTCTGCTGGAAGTCTGTCCCGAAGCCCAGGCCGAAATGAGTTGGAAAGACATCAGGGCACTCGGCATCAATGAAGGCGATAAGGTCAAAATCAGCGACGCTTCGGGCGCTTCGATTCAGGCAGTGGCGAAATTGTCCCGACGTGCTTTGGATGGCGTGGTAATCGTTCCCTTGCATTTCCCGACCGTCAAGCTGAACATGCTCACACGGTGGGATGATGCGGCGGTGAAAGTAAAAGTGGAAAAGGCTTAACACGGTTTCGAGGTTTTAATACATGGAATCCGCCCTTCCTGTCATACTGGTGTTGGTGAAAGTTTTACTGGTAATTGTAGCAATCCTGACTTTCGTGGCTTATCTGACGCTTTTGGAACGTAAGGTTCTCGGTTGGCTCCAGGTACGCCTCGGCCCGAATCGTGTGGGGCCCTGGGGCTTGCTCCAGCCGCTTGCAGACGGTGCGAAACTGCTGCTGAAAGAAGAGATCACGGTATCCGGAGCGAACCGCATTATCTATCTGGCAGCTCCGCTCATCGTAGTGACGTGCGCTCTGGTTCCCTTTGCGGTCATACCTTTTGCCAAAGGGCTCGGACTTGAAAGCATCTTCGGTCAAGCTGCCGCCAAATTCGATCTGAATACAGGTGTTGTGGCGGACCTGAACGTGGGAATCCTCTTCATCTTCGCCATATCCTCTCTCGGTGTTTACGGAGTTGTCCTGGGCGGCTGGGCTTCGAACAGTAAGTATTCGCTTCTCGGTGCCATTCGTGCCGGCGCACAGATGATCAGCTATGAACTGGGTCTCAGCCTTTCGGTTTTGGGTGTGCTCCTCCTTGCTGGAACACTCAGTCTGGTGGGCATCGTGGAAGCGCAGGATTCCGTATGGAAATGGTATGTCTTCAGGCAGCCGCTTGGGTTCATCCTATTCCTTATCGCCGGCAGTGCGGAAATTGCACGAACTCCCTTCGATTTGATGGAATGCGAAAATGAACTGGTTGCAGGTTATCAGACCGAATACAGTTCCATGAAATTCGGATTGTTTTACCTGGGCGAGTACGCTCACCTACTTTTCCTGAGCGCTCTTATGACCACGCTGTACTTCGGAGGTTGGCAAGGCCCCATTCTCCCGCCAATATTCTGGTTTTTGGCCAAGACATTCTTTTTCGTGTTCGTTTTCGTATGGATCAGAGGCACGTATCCCAGATTGCGGTACGACCGAGTGATGACATTTGGCTGGAAAGTGCTGCTTCCGGTCGGGTTGCTGAACGTCATGGCGACCGCCTTCGTGTACACTTTCTGGCGACAATATATGAGCTGAGACACTTCGATTTTGACAAGGAAATGAGGTCCTGAACGATGATTGCCCCGTTGATACAGGGATTGAAATTGACATTGAGATACTTCTTTTCCAAGAAGATCACTCTCCAGTACCCTGATGAAAAATGGGATGTGGCTCCGAGATGGAGAGGTCGCCACGTATTGACAAAGCACGCTTCCGGAAAGATCAAGTGTGTCGCTTGCATGCTCTGTGCAACAGTGTGTCCCGCGG
The sequence above is a segment of the Desulfomonile tiedjei DSM 6799 genome. Coding sequences within it:
- a CDS encoding NADH-quinone oxidoreductase subunit NuoF; this translates as MCASPSYRMQFMLCAGTGCLASGSLDVKEALDRELAKRNLQDEVQVIMTGCNGFCAAGPIMVAYPDGIFYNQVKPEHAPLIVEEHVLKGRVVEKLLFKEEAAKDRVPLMKDIGFFGLQRLIVLRNRGLIDAENIDDYIARDGYAALSKVLEEMTPEDVIEEIKKSGLRGRGGGGFPCGLKWEECRKYTSFPKYTICNGDEGDPGAFMDRSVMEGDPHSVLEGMAISGYAIGAEQGYIYVRAEYPLAIQRLQKAIEDARAYGLLGQDILGKGFNFDIAIYPGAGAFVCGESTALMYSIEGKRGMPRIKPPRSAEAGLWNQPTNLNNVETYANINPIILNGADWFASIGTEGSKGTKVFALTGAIANVGLVEVPMGTSLKSLIFDIGGGIPKKRKFKAAQIGGPSGGCIPSGMEDVQIDYESLISAGAMMGSGGVVIMDELTCMVDTARFFTDFSVEESCGKCVPCREGLKVMYDKLTDIVEGRGQEGDIEFLIELGNHINNTSHCGLGKSAANPVLSTIRYFRHEYEAHIRDKHCPALVCPDLIDFVVIEDKCKMCGLCYRNCPSGAVIWEKKTVARIDLDKCTKCRTCISNCRFGAIR
- a CDS encoding PHP-associated domain-containing protein, with protein sequence MHTVLSPCTEIAEMTPVAIVKAAREANLDVIAICDHNSARNTAATRRAAKESGLSVIPGLEITSSEEVHILGLFPSDELAAAVQDEVYARLFGENQEEVFGYQVVVDEFDQVDDMDQRLLIGATTLNTERIVDLIHEFEGLAIASHVDRQGFGIFNQLGFIPPGLKLDALEISKKSDLDTMRTRYRQCNDFPLVTASDAHYLEDIGSAVTVARMAGPTFDELVKAIKGLDGRSIVDLKSCYSAT
- the nuoH gene encoding NADH-quinone oxidoreductase subunit NuoH; its protein translation is MESALPVILVLVKVLLVIVAILTFVAYLTLLERKVLGWLQVRLGPNRVGPWGLLQPLADGAKLLLKEEITVSGANRIIYLAAPLIVVTCALVPFAVIPFAKGLGLESIFGQAAAKFDLNTGVVADLNVGILFIFAISSLGVYGVVLGGWASNSKYSLLGAIRAGAQMISYELGLSLSVLGVLLLAGTLSLVGIVEAQDSVWKWYVFRQPLGFILFLIAGSAEIARTPFDLMECENELVAGYQTEYSSMKFGLFYLGEYAHLLFLSALMTTLYFGGWQGPILPPIFWFLAKTFFFVFVFVWIRGTYPRLRYDRVMTFGWKVLLPVGLLNVMATAFVYTFWRQYMS
- a CDS encoding molybdopterin-dependent oxidoreductase yields the protein MVTLTIDGVKVTVERGASILEAAQKAGVRIPTLCNDKRLIPFGACRLCNVEVTARGRTRTMPACFNPARDGMEVATHTPKLIESRRMQLQLLLRSHPLLCPSCDAGGSCELQNLVHEYQIDDLPFARENRFFHVDNDSHFIRFNMNLCIRCGMCVRICDEIQGQNELSFINRGMHSEVSTDFGRPLNCEFCGQCASICPVGAISSKWLVGTGRKFELENVNTTCSFCSLGCTLTVRKKDDKIVFVTSPADSPNEGNLCVKGRYGWPYVYSQDRLEKPMIRKDGALKEVEWDEALGFVAENLKRIKSNSGGNSLAALGSERLTNEEAYVFNRFARTVLETPHIDHAAGFGYRPLVDGLGKSLGYPASTNPIRDIRNANVILLLGSDLTETHPIAKNEVILASGRHRAQLVVVDSIRTKLTDRPGLHLPVAPGSEYLIANAMLKSIVDNELFDKAAVDMKAEGLGELIASLAEYTPEKVSKTTGVSVDLIREAAKAYAEAPTATIILTAGLNRPGNNVEAATAAVNLALITGRIGKPACGVYVFGEKANAQGAIDMGLTPDLLPGFASVTDESASAKLEALWKASIPKEPGFGANEIFSKASLGEIKGIYIAGENPIDTYPDRVMVEEALKKVDFLVVQDMFLSNTARMAHVVLPAASFAEKTGTYTSAERLVQPIHPVVDSTIGKTDLEILTAVSALMGKPMDYAGPAEVMAEISQAVAAYGGISYERLAGGGLPWPCVDPDDPGKGILYEGGFPGGKAKFMPAAPVRELNVNQLPMYLIPGVVKFHSGSFSTWSPSLLEVCPEAQAEMSWKDIRALGINEGDKVKISDASGASIQAVAKLSRRALDGVVIVPLHFPTVKLNMLTRWDDAAVKVKVEKA
- a CDS encoding (2Fe-2S) ferredoxin domain-containing protein, producing MAKISIEDLKRIKEEQRGKMVLRDGSYRAKITVHMGTCGIAAGARDVMGAFRELIAEKDLTDVIITNSGCAGLCSKEPMVTVELSDQSPVKYILVDKAKAARIFNEHVMQGKAVEEFALARGSETTAT
- the nuoE gene encoding NADH-quinone oxidoreductase subunit NuoE translates to MEERDALLKRKVEPSVAVLPAEELEKLDAIIDKYAGQAGHLIPALKEAQDLYGYLPMEVQHRLAYGMNIPASHIYGVVTFYSFFTITPRGRHTIRLCLGTACYVKGSKDILENIVREVGINVGETSEDGRFTLEAVRCLGACGLAPVMLIGEDTHGNIHPPDTIKILDGYQ
- a CDS encoding ATP-binding protein; translated protein: MQDLSLHILDVAENGVSAGANLIQITVDEETDRDMLTITIKDNGKGMEPEFLKKVLDPFVTTRTTRKVGLGLSLFQQACQEAEGKLRVESVKGQGTCVSATMKHSHIDRKPLGDVPESIINLVQGNPEVDFVYTHRKNGREFTFDTREIRADLEELSLSNPAVIHLIEDTLRSSLEEIASSTTAAKGTE